The following are from one region of the Aquirufa lenticrescens genome:
- the acs gene encoding acetate--CoA ligase, which translates to MRITSLEDYQKTYELSVREPEKFWAGIANQFDWIKPFTKVLDWNFDDYSVKWFEDGQMNITANALDRHLKTIPDQAAIIYEPNEPGDEAITLTYRELHARVCKFSNVLKNQGVVKGDRVCIYMPMIPELAIAVLACARIGAIHSVVFGGFSAQSIADRINDSECKVVVTTDGAVRGNKTIPMKETVDDALVTCPSVEKVIVKTRTKTPVSMIGGRDLWWEQEENEAAADCPAEAMNAEDPLFILYTSGSTGKPKGVVHTCGGYMVYTAYTFANVFQYNPGEVFFCTADIGWITGHSYLVYGPLLNGAKSVLFEGIPTYPDAGRFWDIIKRHSVNIFYTAPTAIRSLMGFGDEHIEGKDLSSLRVLGSVGEPLNEEAWHWYNDKVGHGNCPIVDTWWQTETGGLMISPIAGITPLKPAFATLPLPGVQPMLVDENGKEITGNGVNGNLCIKYPWPSIIRTTYGDHERCKSTYFSTYPGLYFTGDGCMRDEDGYYRITGRVDDVMNISGHRIGTAEVENAINMHTGVIESAVVGYPHDIKGQGIYAYVICEHPTINDDLTRKDILATVARVIGPIAKPDKIQFVTGLPKTRSGKIMRRILRKVAEGDTSNLGDTSTLLDPGVVDSIISGAL; encoded by the coding sequence ATGAGAATTACGAGCCTAGAAGATTACCAAAAAACGTATGAATTAAGCGTGCGAGAACCAGAGAAGTTCTGGGCAGGCATCGCAAATCAATTTGATTGGATTAAACCATTCACGAAAGTGTTAGACTGGAATTTTGATGATTATTCGGTCAAATGGTTTGAAGATGGCCAAATGAACATCACAGCCAATGCACTAGATCGCCACTTAAAAACGATTCCAGATCAAGCAGCCATCATCTATGAACCTAACGAACCTGGAGATGAAGCCATCACCTTAACTTACCGTGAATTACACGCGAGAGTGTGTAAGTTCAGTAATGTGTTGAAAAACCAAGGCGTCGTAAAAGGAGATCGTGTTTGTATTTACATGCCCATGATTCCAGAACTAGCTATCGCCGTTTTAGCTTGTGCCCGAATCGGAGCTATCCACTCGGTGGTTTTTGGCGGATTTTCAGCCCAATCCATTGCAGATCGCATCAATGATTCGGAATGTAAAGTGGTGGTCACTACGGACGGAGCTGTTCGGGGTAACAAGACCATTCCGATGAAAGAAACGGTGGACGATGCCTTAGTAACTTGTCCATCCGTAGAAAAGGTAATCGTAAAAACACGAACAAAAACACCTGTTTCCATGATAGGTGGTCGTGACCTTTGGTGGGAACAAGAAGAAAACGAGGCGGCAGCAGATTGCCCGGCTGAAGCGATGAATGCAGAAGATCCTTTGTTTATTTTATATACATCAGGTTCTACCGGAAAGCCTAAAGGCGTCGTACATACCTGCGGCGGCTATATGGTCTACACCGCCTATACTTTCGCAAATGTATTCCAATACAATCCTGGAGAAGTATTCTTCTGTACGGCTGACATTGGCTGGATTACGGGCCACTCTTACTTAGTATATGGACCTCTTTTAAATGGAGCAAAATCCGTTCTTTTCGAAGGAATTCCTACTTACCCAGATGCAGGACGCTTCTGGGATATCATCAAAAGACATTCCGTTAACATTTTCTACACAGCCCCTACAGCGATTCGTTCGTTAATGGGTTTTGGAGATGAACATATCGAAGGTAAAGACCTAAGCTCTTTACGAGTTTTAGGATCCGTAGGCGAGCCGTTGAATGAAGAGGCATGGCACTGGTATAATGACAAAGTAGGTCATGGCAACTGCCCTATCGTGGATACTTGGTGGCAAACGGAAACAGGTGGACTCATGATCTCGCCAATCGCTGGTATTACTCCATTAAAACCAGCTTTTGCCACATTACCACTACCTGGAGTTCAACCCATGTTAGTGGATGAAAATGGAAAAGAGATCACCGGAAATGGCGTTAATGGCAATTTATGTATTAAATACCCGTGGCCGTCGATTATTCGTACGACGTACGGTGATCACGAGCGTTGCAAATCGACCTACTTCTCCACCTATCCAGGTTTATACTTCACCGGAGATGGATGTATGCGTGACGAAGATGGTTACTACCGCATTACGGGACGCGTAGACGATGTGATGAATATCTCTGGACATCGTATCGGAACAGCCGAAGTGGAGAATGCTATCAATATGCACACGGGTGTGATTGAATCCGCTGTCGTAGGCTATCCGCATGATATTAAAGGCCAAGGCATTTATGCCTATGTCATCTGCGAACACCCGACCATCAATGATGATTTAACCCGCAAAGATATCTTAGCAACAGTGGCACGCGTCATCGGGCCTATCGCTAAACCAGATAAGATTCAATTTGTAACGGGTCTGCCTAAAACACGTTCAGGCAAAATCATGCGCCGTATTCTACGCAAAGTGGCGGAAGGTGACACTTCTAACTTAGGAGATACGTCTACGTTGTTAGATCCGGGAGTGGTGGATTCGATTATCAGCGGAGCCTTATAA
- a CDS encoding sodium/sugar symporter produces the protein MQSNGLQTLDYLVFLFYFVVVAGYGYWIYNKKKSELSDSNDFFLAEGSLTWWAIGASLIASNISAEQFIGMSGNGFRLGLAIATYEWMAAATLLIVAIFFMPIYLKNKIFTMPQFLSQRYSPTVSLIMAVFWLMLYVAVNLTSILYLGALAVTTISGIDFTVCMIGMSVFAVIITLGGMKVIGFTDVIQVFFLILGGLATTYLALQMVSDHFGGEGVMSGLNHLMTKAPEHFHMILNKDNANYPSLPGLTVLIGGMWIINLNYWGCNQYITQRALGADLPTARNGILFAAFLKMLMPIIVVLPGIAAYLLHKDGMFQQEMMKDGVINQDSAYPVLLNLLPAGLKGLSFAALTAAVVASMAGKANSISTIFTLDIYKKYINTNATEKQLVSIGRIAVVAAMVLAIAIAPFMGIDKKGGFEFIQEYTGYVSPGIFALFILGFFWKRTTSNAALFALIGGVTFSILSKYIPTWTGVNDCMFYTAFLDGDVYMIPFMDRMGWVFIFCVVSMVIISLADPESKNNPKGLEIDAKMFKLEPSFILGTVVVVMGIIALYTYFW, from the coding sequence ATGCAATCAAACGGTTTACAAACACTTGACTACCTCGTATTTCTCTTTTATTTCGTGGTAGTAGCTGGTTACGGCTATTGGATTTACAACAAGAAAAAATCCGAATTATCTGACTCGAATGACTTCTTTTTAGCAGAAGGTTCGTTAACCTGGTGGGCGATCGGCGCGTCATTAATCGCGTCCAATATCTCAGCAGAGCAATTTATCGGGATGTCCGGCAATGGTTTCAGACTAGGTCTAGCCATCGCTACCTACGAATGGATGGCTGCAGCAACGCTCTTAATTGTGGCGATTTTCTTTATGCCGATCTATTTGAAGAATAAAATCTTCACCATGCCTCAATTTTTATCGCAACGTTACTCTCCTACGGTGAGTTTAATCATGGCCGTTTTCTGGTTAATGTTATATGTAGCGGTGAATTTGACATCCATTTTGTATTTAGGCGCCCTAGCGGTAACGACTATTTCAGGCATTGATTTCACCGTTTGTATGATCGGAATGTCTGTGTTTGCTGTGATAATCACGTTAGGTGGTATGAAAGTAATCGGGTTTACGGACGTTATTCAAGTATTCTTCTTGATTTTAGGGGGATTAGCTACAACGTATTTGGCCCTACAAATGGTGTCAGATCACTTCGGTGGAGAAGGTGTGATGAGCGGTTTAAATCATTTGATGACTAAAGCGCCAGAACATTTCCACATGATTTTAAACAAGGATAATGCCAATTACCCGTCTCTACCAGGTCTAACCGTGTTAATCGGGGGTATGTGGATTATCAACTTGAACTACTGGGGGTGTAACCAATATATCACGCAACGTGCTTTAGGTGCTGATCTTCCAACAGCGCGTAACGGTATCTTGTTTGCGGCATTCTTGAAAATGTTAATGCCCATCATAGTGGTTTTACCTGGTATTGCAGCGTATCTATTACACAAGGATGGTATGTTCCAACAAGAAATGATGAAAGATGGTGTTATCAATCAAGATAGTGCTTATCCGGTCTTATTGAACTTATTACCAGCTGGATTGAAAGGTCTTTCTTTCGCGGCTTTAACGGCTGCCGTAGTAGCCTCGATGGCAGGTAAAGCAAACTCAATTTCAACGATCTTCACCTTAGATATATACAAAAAATACATCAATACGAATGCGACAGAGAAACAATTAGTTTCCATTGGTCGTATTGCCGTAGTGGCTGCTATGGTGTTAGCAATTGCGATTGCTCCATTTATGGGTATCGACAAAAAAGGTGGTTTTGAATTCATTCAAGAGTACACTGGATATGTTTCTCCAGGTATTTTTGCCTTGTTTATCTTAGGTTTCTTCTGGAAAAGAACGACTTCAAATGCCGCTTTATTTGCATTAATAGGTGGTGTAACGTTCTCGATTTTGTCTAAATACATTCCTACTTGGACGGGCGTTAACGATTGTATGTTCTATACGGCATTCTTAGATGGCGATGTATATATGATTCCATTTATGGACCGTATGGGATGGGTATTCATCTTCTGTGTGGTTTCAATGGTGATTATTTCATTAGCAGATCCAGAAAGCAAGAACAACCCTAAAGGATTAGAGATTGATGCCAAAATGTTCAAACTCGAGCCTTCTTTCATTTTAGGAACGGTTGTGGTTGTGATGGGGATTATAGCGCTGTATACGTATTTTTGGTAA
- a CDS encoding IMPACT family protein translates to MSLIPDSYLTIAKPAEGLYKDKGSKFISWAYPVKDLEEIKSHLASLKEAHPKARHICYAYRLGFSPEEARSNDDGEPSGSAGKPILNTILSQNLHYVLVAVVRYFGGTLLGVPGLIQAYKEGAVDALEQAEIYEKEPMKIRSIQFSYAQMNEVMKICKKHPITIVNQVIDNLCTYELTYASRYAAEIDTSLDNL, encoded by the coding sequence ATGTCATTGATACCCGACTCCTATCTCACGATCGCAAAACCAGCTGAAGGACTTTACAAAGATAAAGGAAGTAAATTCATCAGTTGGGCATATCCCGTGAAAGATTTGGAAGAAATCAAAAGCCATCTAGCTTCCTTGAAAGAAGCACATCCCAAAGCACGCCATATTTGTTATGCCTATCGACTCGGATTTTCTCCAGAAGAAGCGCGATCAAACGATGATGGAGAACCTTCCGGAAGTGCAGGAAAACCCATTTTGAATACGATTCTCTCTCAAAATTTGCATTATGTGTTGGTGGCAGTTGTTCGTTATTTTGGCGGCACCCTTTTAGGCGTTCCCGGACTCATTCAAGCTTATAAAGAAGGGGCGGTGGATGCGCTAGAACAAGCGGAAATTTATGAGAAAGAACCCATGAAAATCCGCAGCATACAGTTTAGCTATGCTCAGATGAATGAAGTGATGAAAATTTGCAAAAAACACCCGATTACGATAGTAAATCAGGTAATTGATAACCTTTGTACTTATGAATTGACGTATGCATCTCGCTACGCAGCAGAGATTGATACCTCACTAGACAACCTATGA
- a CDS encoding NFACT RNA binding domain-containing protein, which produces MHNNYYFLRILSGQLRQILMYARLKQCFSQEKDELVLGFERQNGDDFYFKCSLGPQFSSLQFPDSFHRAGRNSIDLFSDLLLAEVQEVEMYENERAFGIHFLGNYVLVFKLFGNRANLILYRDGEYDSQFQKRLKKDDELSLDSISRSIDQSFEALQAADGEYFPLFPTLGKEGQAWLAAQGYENLHLNDRWSLLQEMLQILDEGTFYVVTTPKGIGFTLFPPTSEPLFQSTDPIAALNQFYVLHYSVGEFTREKRQIQEGLERNLAKSQLYLQELEKQKVIRETNVPFEEIGNILMAFLHLVPEGESKVVLEDFYRNQPITIKLNSTLSPAANAENYYRKGKNFSKELAHWEENIARKQQEIAEISDKLIALALVETRKGLKPFLALATDKKSAEELPFKQFEIEGWVIWVGKNAKNNDLLTLKYAKKQDIWLHARDVSGSHVIVRNPQNKTVPAFVIEKAASLAAYFSKRQTESLCPVIVTSKKYVRKTKDLLPGMVIVDREEEVVLVKPELWN; this is translated from the coding sequence ATGCACAATAACTATTATTTTCTGCGGATTTTATCAGGTCAATTACGTCAGATATTGATGTATGCACGCTTGAAACAGTGTTTTTCGCAGGAGAAGGATGAATTAGTTTTAGGTTTTGAACGCCAAAACGGCGACGATTTCTACTTCAAATGCTCCCTCGGTCCTCAATTCTCTAGTCTTCAATTCCCAGATTCTTTCCACCGTGCCGGTCGAAATTCCATCGACCTGTTCTCTGATTTACTGTTAGCCGAAGTGCAGGAAGTGGAGATGTACGAAAATGAACGCGCCTTCGGGATTCATTTTCTGGGCAATTATGTGCTCGTATTTAAGCTTTTTGGGAATCGGGCAAACTTGATTTTGTACCGCGATGGAGAATACGATTCACAGTTTCAAAAACGACTAAAGAAAGACGATGAGCTTTCTCTAGATTCCATCTCACGTTCCATCGATCAAAGTTTCGAAGCCTTACAGGCAGCTGATGGAGAATATTTTCCGCTCTTTCCCACGCTAGGTAAAGAAGGGCAAGCCTGGCTTGCAGCACAAGGATATGAAAACCTACACCTAAATGACCGCTGGTCTCTGTTGCAAGAGATGCTTCAAATCCTAGATGAAGGCACTTTTTACGTGGTAACAACACCTAAAGGCATTGGTTTTACTTTATTTCCTCCAACTTCAGAACCGCTTTTCCAATCGACGGATCCCATTGCCGCTTTGAATCAATTCTATGTGCTGCATTATTCGGTAGGGGAGTTCACTCGGGAGAAGAGACAAATACAGGAGGGTTTAGAACGAAATTTAGCGAAATCTCAACTTTACCTACAAGAGCTGGAGAAGCAAAAGGTGATTCGAGAGACCAATGTGCCATTCGAAGAAATAGGTAATATTTTGATGGCTTTTTTACACCTAGTTCCAGAGGGCGAAAGCAAGGTTGTTTTAGAGGATTTTTACCGAAATCAGCCCATCACGATTAAGTTAAATTCAACGCTTAGTCCTGCGGCTAATGCAGAGAATTATTACCGAAAGGGTAAAAATTTCTCCAAAGAACTAGCCCATTGGGAAGAAAATATTGCGCGTAAGCAGCAGGAAATCGCTGAAATTTCAGATAAATTAATTGCCTTAGCATTGGTCGAAACACGAAAAGGCTTGAAACCCTTTTTAGCCTTAGCCACAGATAAAAAATCCGCCGAAGAATTGCCCTTTAAGCAGTTTGAGATTGAGGGCTGGGTGATTTGGGTAGGAAAAAATGCCAAGAACAATGATCTCTTAACGCTGAAATATGCGAAGAAACAAGATATTTGGTTGCACGCTAGAGACGTTTCTGGGTCTCACGTTATCGTCCGTAATCCTCAAAATAAAACGGTTCCTGCCTTCGTCATCGAAAAGGCAGCAAGTTTAGCGGCTTATTTCTCCAAAAGACAGACCGAATCCCTTTGTCCCGTGATTGTTACCTCTAAAAAGTATGTGCGTAAAACGAAGGATTTGCTGCCCGGTATGGTCATCGTAGACCGCGAAGAAGAGGTTGTTTTAGTAAAGCCGGAGCTTTGGAATTAG
- a CDS encoding DUF6814 family protein — translation MNLIKRILGIVWIGLGIGAGIYLIYFQAVPLWAKGGNDLVPAIIYTFVLAPLISIGMSLFGFYSFQGEFDNI, via the coding sequence ATGAACCTTATCAAACGCATTTTAGGGATAGTTTGGATCGGTCTAGGAATCGGTGCAGGCATTTATTTGATTTATTTTCAAGCGGTTCCTTTATGGGCCAAAGGTGGGAACGATCTCGTCCCTGCCATTATTTACACCTTTGTATTAGCACCCCTTATTTCAATTGGAATGAGCCTTTTTGGCTTTTATTCCTTTCAGGGAGAATTTGATAACATTTAA
- a CDS encoding aldehyde dehydrogenase (NADP(+)): MNYKDASIAEIDSAVAAAKAAFPIYRRISDVDRAAFLVAISREIMALGDELIQSACTESNLPEARITGERGRTIGQIQAFADFISNPAWKKEIHDPAQPDRAPLPKPDLFQTQIPLGPVAVFGASNFPLAFSVAGGDTISALAAGCPVVFKAHPAHPKTGELVGSAISKAVASCGLPAGVFALIHGSSNEVGSQLVQHTDIQAVGFTGSYRGGKALYDLAVRRPHPIPVYAEMGSVNPVILLSNKIAENPSALAASLAGSVCLGVGQFCTNPGLLILQKKDAAFLDLLAAELDKLPLGTFLMPGIASAYTFGVSNLAKHSTKLTSRELPSPALFVADAANANRAILEEVFGPCTVAILVENEAEMLTFIESIDGQLTGTIHGTKAEISEDLIDTLLQKVGRLLFNGFPTGVEVSGAMVHGGPFPATTDSRSTSVGTQAIYRFTRMVCLQNRV, from the coding sequence ATGAATTATAAAGACGCTTCGATTGCAGAAATCGACTCAGCCGTTGCCGCTGCAAAAGCCGCATTCCCTATTTACCGTCGTATTTCCGATGTAGATCGCGCGGCATTTCTGGTAGCCATTTCCCGCGAAATAATGGCCTTAGGTGATGAATTAATCCAAAGCGCCTGCACGGAATCAAACCTCCCAGAAGCGCGCATTACGGGAGAAAGAGGTCGCACAATAGGCCAAATTCAAGCCTTCGCAGACTTCATCTCCAATCCAGCTTGGAAAAAAGAAATCCACGATCCCGCTCAACCGGACCGTGCACCATTACCTAAACCGGATTTATTTCAAACCCAAATCCCACTAGGTCCTGTGGCTGTTTTCGGGGCAAGCAACTTCCCTTTGGCCTTTTCAGTAGCAGGTGGAGATACAATTTCTGCCCTAGCTGCAGGTTGCCCTGTCGTTTTCAAAGCGCATCCAGCACATCCTAAAACGGGAGAATTAGTAGGTTCAGCGATTTCTAAAGCTGTCGCTTCTTGTGGTTTACCCGCAGGTGTTTTCGCTTTGATTCACGGTTCTTCGAATGAGGTAGGATCACAATTAGTGCAACACACTGACATTCAGGCGGTAGGTTTTACAGGATCGTACAGAGGAGGTAAAGCCTTGTATGACCTAGCTGTTCGTAGACCCCACCCGATTCCCGTTTATGCGGAAATGGGTAGCGTGAATCCCGTTATTTTATTATCGAACAAAATCGCCGAAAACCCATCAGCTCTAGCCGCTAGCCTAGCTGGTTCTGTCTGCCTGGGTGTAGGTCAGTTCTGCACGAATCCTGGTTTACTTATCCTTCAAAAGAAAGATGCTGCATTCCTTGATTTGCTGGCTGCGGAATTAGATAAATTACCATTGGGTACTTTTTTAATGCCGGGAATCGCATCAGCCTATACTTTTGGCGTTTCGAACCTAGCTAAACATTCTACCAAATTAACATCGCGCGAGCTACCTTCTCCTGCCTTATTTGTGGCAGATGCGGCTAATGCGAATCGTGCAATTTTAGAAGAAGTTTTCGGGCCTTGCACCGTGGCTATTTTGGTCGAAAATGAAGCGGAAATGTTGACATTTATAGAATCGATTGACGGGCAGTTAACCGGAACTATTCATGGCACTAAAGCCGAAATTTCAGAGGATCTAATAGATACCTTATTACAAAAAGTAGGCCGTCTATTATTCAACGGTTTCCCTACGGGAGTGGAAGTTTCTGGCGCTATGGTGCACGGAGGACCTTTCCCTGCTACTACGGATTCACGTAGTACGAGCGTAGGAACGCAGGCGATTTATCGGTTTACGAGGATGGTTTGCTTGCAAAATAGAGTATAG
- a CDS encoding MFS transporter yields the protein MTTKKQSLAYIISASSVGTLIEWYDFYIFGSLATVLSTKFFPTDNPTAAFLNTLATFAAGFVVRPFGALVFGRLGDLIGRKYTFMVTLMLMGGATFAIGLIPSYATIGAWAPILVLTLRLLQGLALGGEYGGAATYVAEHAPAERRGFFTSWIQTTATLGLVISLAVIMATRSSMSKEAFDEYGWRIPFLVSILMVLVSLLIRKNMEESPMFEKAKAEGNISKNPLKESFGNKLNLKYVLLALFGATMGQGLVWYTGQFYAQTFLLKICNLDDIQTNMILVIGLLLGTPLFVIFGALSDKIGRKGIMMAGMIIAVFSYRPIFDQMYKTVDVTNKTVVPGSEKMILQGKTTTVTKEFTDGSSYKNVITEVSLDKTESKISIKINEKDQWTLVAYVFFLISFVTMAYGPIAAFLVEMFPTKIRYTSMSLPYHIGNGVFGGLMPAIATFLVSNAQTAGVVQKPYLEGLNYPITLISVCVVIGIIYIKSAKKAA from the coding sequence ATGACAACCAAAAAACAAAGCCTCGCCTATATTATTAGTGCGTCGTCTGTCGGTACCTTAATTGAGTGGTATGATTTCTATATTTTTGGCAGCCTAGCTACGGTTTTATCGACCAAATTCTTTCCAACTGATAATCCAACTGCAGCCTTTTTAAACACCTTAGCGACATTTGCAGCCGGTTTTGTGGTACGACCTTTTGGGGCTTTAGTATTCGGTCGATTGGGTGATTTAATTGGCCGTAAATACACCTTTATGGTCACCCTGATGCTGATGGGAGGCGCCACTTTTGCGATTGGTTTAATCCCCTCTTATGCCACTATTGGAGCTTGGGCTCCTATTTTAGTCTTAACATTACGTCTCTTACAAGGTCTTGCTTTAGGCGGTGAATATGGTGGAGCCGCAACCTATGTGGCGGAACACGCGCCCGCAGAAAGGCGTGGATTTTTCACCTCTTGGATTCAAACAACTGCCACACTAGGTCTAGTTATTTCACTAGCCGTTATTATGGCCACTAGGTCATCCATGAGCAAAGAAGCATTCGATGAATATGGCTGGAGAATTCCCTTTCTGGTTTCTATTTTGATGGTGCTCGTTTCTCTGTTAATCCGCAAAAACATGGAGGAGTCACCCATGTTTGAGAAGGCCAAAGCAGAGGGAAATATCAGCAAAAACCCCTTGAAAGAATCTTTTGGCAATAAACTAAACTTGAAATATGTACTCTTAGCGCTTTTCGGTGCGACAATGGGACAAGGTTTGGTTTGGTACACAGGTCAGTTTTATGCCCAAACTTTCCTCTTAAAAATCTGTAATCTAGATGATATTCAGACAAACATGATTTTAGTCATAGGACTATTATTGGGAACCCCTTTATTTGTGATTTTTGGCGCGTTATCGGATAAAATAGGACGCAAAGGAATTATGATGGCGGGTATGATTATAGCCGTTTTCTCCTATCGTCCCATTTTTGACCAAATGTACAAAACAGTGGATGTGACGAATAAAACGGTAGTTCCGGGTTCAGAAAAGATGATACTACAAGGTAAAACAACTACCGTGACTAAGGAATTTACAGATGGCAGTTCCTATAAAAATGTCATTACGGAAGTTTCTCTAGATAAAACGGAATCTAAGATTAGCATTAAAATAAACGAGAAAGACCAGTGGACTTTAGTCGCTTATGTGTTTTTCTTAATCTCTTTTGTGACGATGGCCTATGGTCCTATCGCCGCCTTTTTAGTAGAAATGTTTCCCACTAAAATTCGATATACCTCAATGTCCTTGCCCTATCACATTGGGAATGGCGTTTTTGGTGGATTAATGCCAGCGATCGCGACCTTCTTAGTTTCGAATGCACAAACCGCAGGAGTCGTTCAAAAACCCTATTTGGAAGGATTAAACTACCCTATCACTTTAATTAGCGTATGCGTAGTCATTGGAATTATATATATCAAATCAGCTAAAAAAGCAGCCTAA
- a CDS encoding DEAD/DEAH box helicase, which yields MSFESLHLIEPILKALKEEGYTNPTPIQAQSIPIVLRGTDLLGCAQTGTGKTAAFTLPIIQLLEENKSFSKNKKIRALIVTPTRELAIQIGESFRAYARHTDLKYAVIFGGVGQSPQVSAIRSGADVVIATPGRLLDLMNQRLLSIADVEYFVLDEADRMLDMGFIHDVKKLLAALPHKRQSLFFSATMPPEIVKLAGSILKNPASVSVTPVSSTVEIINQSVYFVDKGNKNDLLLDILQDTSIKTALVFTRTKHGADKVVKMLLKASIKAEAIHGNKSQNARQTALKNFKAQTTRVLVATDIAARGIDIDELEYVVNFELSNIAETYVHRIGRTGRAGAKGAAISFCDIEEKAYLKDIEKLIGKKIPVVEAHKYPMKVLHVEKAAKKPQGQSRNGGGSRTGAPAAAAKDAKPARSFDKASSGRKWYGKKNTY from the coding sequence ATGTCATTTGAATCATTACACCTCATTGAGCCTATTTTAAAGGCGCTCAAAGAAGAGGGTTATACAAATCCTACACCAATTCAAGCCCAATCAATCCCTATAGTCCTTCGTGGCACGGATTTATTAGGTTGCGCCCAAACGGGTACGGGTAAAACGGCAGCATTTACGTTGCCCATCATTCAACTTTTAGAGGAGAACAAATCGTTCTCAAAAAATAAGAAAATCCGCGCCTTAATCGTGACTCCTACGCGGGAGTTAGCGATTCAAATTGGTGAAAGTTTCAGAGCCTATGCGCGTCATACGGACTTGAAATATGCGGTTATTTTTGGGGGTGTAGGCCAAAGTCCCCAAGTCTCAGCCATCCGCAGCGGCGCTGATGTGGTGATTGCGACGCCTGGACGTCTTTTGGACCTAATGAACCAACGCCTTTTATCCATCGCAGATGTAGAATATTTCGTCTTAGATGAGGCGGATCGCATGCTTGATATGGGTTTCATTCACGATGTGAAGAAATTATTAGCGGCTTTGCCACACAAACGCCAGTCGCTTTTTTTCTCGGCTACGATGCCACCGGAAATTGTGAAACTAGCGGGAAGTATTTTGAAAAACCCGGCTTCTGTTTCCGTAACACCGGTTTCCTCTACCGTTGAGATTATCAATCAATCGGTTTATTTCGTAGACAAAGGCAATAAAAACGATTTATTGCTCGACATCTTACAAGATACCTCGATCAAAACAGCCCTTGTCTTCACCCGAACTAAACACGGAGCAGATAAAGTGGTTAAAATGCTATTGAAAGCTAGTATTAAGGCAGAAGCGATTCACGGGAATAAGTCCCAAAACGCCCGACAAACGGCGCTTAAAAACTTCAAAGCCCAAACTACGCGTGTGCTTGTCGCTACCGACATCGCCGCTCGTGGTATTGATATCGATGAATTAGAATACGTAGTTAACTTCGAATTATCGAACATCGCTGAAACCTACGTTCACCGTATCGGTCGTACCGGTCGTGCAGGAGCAAAAGGTGCCGCGATTTCATTCTGCGATATCGAGGAAAAAGCATATTTGAAAGACATTGAGAAATTAATTGGGAAGAAGATTCCAGTAGTGGAAGCGCACAAATACCCGATGAAAGTCTTGCATGTAGAAAAAGCAGCTAAAAAACCGCAAGGTCAATCGCGTAATGGCGGTGGTTCTCGTACGGGTGCTCCAGCAGCTGCAGCAAAAGATGCCAAGCCAGCTCGTTCTTTCGATAAGGCAAGTTCTGGCCGTAAATGGTACGGAAAGAAAAATACCTATTGA
- a CDS encoding fumarylacetoacetate hydrolase family protein has product MTTYKIYLTSAGIQVQDQQGLVCTVPGNWDDFINQSQLFQHCTSLAFQEAKIETPLCPIDSQEIWAAGVTYLRSKVARMEESKESGGDTFYDKVYDAERPEIFYKGNRLRSVGPGGKVRIRNDSFWNVPEPELTLFVNKHGELAGYSIGNDMSSRDIEGENPLYLPQAKVYDAAAGLGPCLLVTEKPLEPTTIISMEIVRNGESVFQGDTEISQMKRSHAELVDYLTREMSFPSGVYLMTGTCIVPDPPFTLQSGDSIHITIEPIGTLIQTVA; this is encoded by the coding sequence ATGACAACCTATAAAATTTATTTAACCTCGGCTGGAATTCAGGTGCAGGATCAGCAAGGGCTAGTTTGCACGGTTCCTGGAAATTGGGATGACTTTATAAATCAGTCCCAGCTATTTCAGCATTGTACTTCTCTCGCTTTTCAGGAGGCCAAAATCGAAACTCCACTCTGCCCCATCGATTCGCAAGAAATTTGGGCGGCCGGAGTGACCTATTTACGCAGTAAAGTGGCGCGGATGGAAGAGTCTAAAGAATCCGGGGGAGACACCTTTTACGACAAAGTTTATGACGCAGAGCGTCCTGAGATATTCTACAAAGGCAATCGCTTACGGTCCGTAGGACCCGGCGGAAAGGTGCGTATTCGGAATGATTCTTTTTGGAATGTGCCTGAACCAGAATTGACACTTTTTGTCAATAAACATGGCGAATTAGCGGGCTACAGTATCGGTAACGATATGAGTTCAAGAGATATCGAGGGCGAAAATCCTTTGTATTTGCCTCAGGCCAAAGTCTATGACGCAGCCGCCGGTCTAGGCCCATGCTTATTAGTGACCGAAAAACCGTTGGAACCCACCACCATCATCTCGATGGAAATCGTCCGAAATGGCGAAAGCGTGTTCCAGGGCGATACTGAAATCTCCCAAATGAAGCGTTCACACGCCGAATTAGTGGATTATTTAACCCGCGAAATGTCCTTTCCATCAGGCGTCTATTTGATGACAGGCACTTGCATTGTCCCAGATCCACCCTTCACGCTACAATCTGGAGATAGCATCCACATTACGATTGAACCTATTGGAACCCTCATTCAAACTGTTGCCTAA